In Phalacrocorax aristotelis chromosome 11, bGulAri2.1, whole genome shotgun sequence, the DNA window TGTGGCAACAAAAAGGGCTTGGAAGTCACTTAAAATCCCAATttcttaactttctttttttttttttttctttcaagcttATCGTGGTTTTACTGTGAAGTAAGGGGCATTTTTGCTATAAAACATATGCCTTCCCCATGCTGCCCCTATTGCTGCCGGGGCCACAGCTTCCTGGCCTTTGATGGGCATCCAGCTCCCAagggacccccagagccttTGATGGCCCCACGTTTCCATCCCCACCTCAGTTTCCCTTTGATCTGGCACCCTGTGCCTTGCCATGGTGAGTGACCGGCCGTGTTGGTGCCTGGGGTGCGGTGGGGGAGCCTGGTGCTGCGTGCCACCAATCTGCAGGGACCTTTGGGATGGGCAGGCAGCCCACGCTGGTGAAAACCCAGCCTCCTGCTCGAGGGCAGCTCTTTGTGGATCTCCTGCTTCCACATGCACCCTTCCCCTTTTCGCTCCTGCTCCCATGTCCCTCTTGTTCGCCAAAGCCCCTGTGCGTGCCAGCCACCCTCCCTCTGCAAGCCTCTGCTGGCCCAGCGCTCCCCTGCTctgtcccctgctccagcgtgagCCCCGGCTAGTGTCACCGGGGACACAGAGCCAGCCGGGCTCTGGGCGTGAGGCACAGCGTGCCAGGAGCCCCCGTGCCAGCCTTGGTCACATCTGCACTTCTCCTCAGCAGGGTCGCCCGTCCTCGGGTGGCACCCAAGCTCCCCGGGGCAGGGACGTGCTTTCCTGCCTGCCCGTGAAGCACTGCGATAGCAGGTGGGTGAGCTCAGCCTGGCTTCAGCCTGTCCCTAAGGCCATGCCAGCTTCCTTCCCCGTCCTGGGCACTTGGTGACATTACAAGGATGCTCTTCGGGGCCGTCTGGCCACAGCCCAAAATGCTGCTGTTGCCTCCGGTGGGTGTTTCTGGTACATTTTGTGTGGCCTCTGTTCCTCATTTAAACCCCCTCCCAAGGCTGTACTTTCCGTGCATGCAGCCGTAAGATGTCCTGCCCtttgtgctgcttcttcaccagctcccaccagcatcctcctccccttAAGGCTTGCGGAGGGCTGGAGCCATGCGGAGCTGGGTGACTGGCGGGGACGCCGCGTACCGCTGGGCGCTCGGTCGGTGCCAGGCGCTGCCCGGGATTACCCAGCGCTCCTGCGCCGTGTTTATCCAGCGCTGTTGACACAGGCTGTGTCGTGTCCCcagggaccagcagcagcagctgctggtggttGACCCGTGTGGGGATGGCGGTGCTTGGGGGCGGCGGGCTGCTGATGCCCCAAGTTTTCTCCGGCAATTATTGCACCTGCTCAAGCGTGTACTAAAAATAGGAGAAAGGATCCTGGTACCAGTTTCTCCCTGCAGGGAAGGCTCCTAGAGACACATAAAGCTTAGAGTAAGAGGGGTGGAAGGAAGACGCTGGCCTTGCTAAGGGACAGGGAGGCTGCCAGAGCCTGGGGGATGTAAGCTTTAAAAGAGATGAGAAAGCCTGGAGAACCCCTGAGACCAAAGCAGGGTCGAGAAGGTACAGAAACTGAGCCAGGGAAACGGTGTGTCGGGTTATTATCTTTATCGATGTCTGTGTGCTTTCCTgaatcaaagaaaaacaggattCCAGGTTGCGGTCTCACGGGTACTGCAAGAAGAACTAAATCCACGTCAGTGCCGAGGGCAATGGCCccttcttctcccagcagcaggagaagcGGCGTGCTTTCAGTTGgcgaggagcagggcacggggcaAGTGCCCGGGGCTCCTGCTGGCACAGGGGACAAGAATGTATGACCAGACTGGCCGGACCCTGTCCCCGCGAACCGCCTTTGTGACAGCAGAAACCAGCACGGGTTACCCATGAGGACAGGAGAAACCCAGCTGTGGTGCTGACTGGTGTTAATGGGAGGCGTATGTCCTATGTTCAGCCCGAGTTTCCCACAGTTTAGGGAAAATGGTTTCCTTATCCCAGGGCTGTCTCGGCACCTCAAGCTTTTCCTTGATCGAAAATGAGGGTAGAAGATCTGTAGAATATTGAAGTTCAAACACATAAAGTGATGATGCcaaaaatgttgcatttttcaTGTCAAGCTGTAAGACATTAGGAGTATAAATTTAGGTCTGAAAGGACAGTGGTGGCTGAAATATTGTGACCATTTACAAGTTTTCTAGAGAACTAGTTGAGAAATCCAGCAAAACTCATTCTTTCCAGTGGAAAGCCTTCACATTTCACTGGCtctgcattttcaaagaaaaacagattttatcaAAAATTTCCAATTAGCTGTTCTGCTAACTCATGTGGAAATTACCTTGTCTGCAACTAACTTGAATTcgaggacttttttttttttccctttttccttttctctccatgGAGATGAGAGCCAGAGCCtcatctgctgcaggagctgaagAATTTCCTGGTCGCTGGCTGGCAGATATTGCTCCTCAAgctgcccctgcctggcagagcagggagagtgCTCCTCATCCTCTGCATTTGGACGGAGCACAGGTTAGCCTAAATCTCCCCAACTCTCCTCCAAGATAACATGCTTTAGGCTGTTGCAAGGCGTGAAACCGTCGTGGCAGTGACTGCTGTtttcctcccagcagctcctgccctgggTCCCATGCAACAGAAGAGCTCAGGTAAGTCTACTTCAgagcacagacagcagcagaacGGCTGCTGAAGGTATTGTTTCTCGTATTTTCTCCTGATATTGCTGCAATCTGCATTCCCAGATGTGGTTGATCTCACAAACCACTGTCCCCTTACCATAGCCTGGCTCCCCGCGGCTGGGTGCCTTTTACGTGCCCCTAGCTAATGCGGCATTTGCTCTGCGGCtctgggatggggcaggaggatgGTGGCAGTGGCTCATCCCCTTTGTCACCTCCAGGACATCAGCCCACGTGTCCCTCCCATTCGTAGGGCTGTGCCGCCACTGCTTTCCATTATCACTCACTGCCACAGCCTCTTCTGCGTGACTCAACAAAACTCCCCTGGCAGCTATTTCTAGCCTAGTTAGTGAGGTCGGACGTGTTATTCATGacactttcttcctctctggTGGGGCTCTGGCCAGGCTGGGACCTGCCACCAGCTCTCCAGCACGCAGACCTTCAGCCAGAGGAGGCTCTGGCAGGGAGCAGATGGCAACGTAGCTTCCAGCGTCTCCCCTGCCTTGCAATGTCCTGTACTGCCTTCCGCAGCGTTGCTTGCCCAGGCTGTCCTGGGCTGCTGGGGCGGGAGTGCAGATGCCAACACATGTTCAGCAGCTGGATCCCCCCAGCCCAGCGGTCCCGGGGCCCTGGGGACAGGGCGTGCTGCAGAGCCTGCTCTGGGTTTCCTTGGTGTGTGCTGCCCGCAATGGGACACTGCTGCGGCCGCAGGCAGCCCTGGCCACAGCAGCTCATGAAGTGTCACCAGGTCCTCTGTCTCCTTACAGCTTGAACCCACAAGCAGGCGCAGCCCTGCGGTCCCTGGTCCCAGCTTTGGGCTTCTCCAGGCAGATGCGTGGGAGCACCCTTGCGGCAAGCGGGAGAAGCCACGGGGCCAGGTGGAGCTGGAGGGCAGCGCTGTGCTTAAGTGGCTCTGGAGGAGATCAGCTGGCAGGAACAAGTCCTTGGAGGTCCTCgtcacccccagcctgtttCTCAGTATCCGTCCTGTGGTGAGGTCACTGACTCCATCACTACATcggaaagaggaaggaggatgGTTTCACTAAAGGAAAGCAGCCCTCTGCAGCAGGACAGTCACCTAGCACCAGGGTGGCCCTCCCCAGCATTCCCAGCCTCCAGAGGGGACTGGATGCTCCCAGGCGCCCACCTGCAGCAGGGATCCCATCCACAACCTCTGGGACGTggcaggagctggccagggAGCATGACCTGCCTCCTCCCCAAGACGTCGGGGCCACATGACAGCGTGCCACCTCCGCCTGCGTCACCACAACCCGGCGCTGTCACGGCCTCCCAGGCAAAAGGATGTGACTCCTCACGCGGTCGGTCGGTAGGTGAGCATGGGGTGGGGGAGCGCCAAGGTTGCCAAGGGCTCGAGGGCTCACGGGGCACACTGATGGCAGGGGAACCCCTGGAAGGTCCTCGCACAGAGCTGCCTCTCCTGAGCCTGGAAGCCACAAGCCATTGCAAGCTGGGATGGTGCATGGCAAGGGGTCCCCATGTGCTTACGAAGGCCACAAACCATTCACGGGCATTTGCTTTGGCCCCTGTCCAAGTCCCAACAGTGGGACACGCAAACCTTTGACCCTCCAGGACAACTATTTGATGTTCCTCCGGTAATTAGCTTAATCCCAGGGGCAAGCCCTGTGTGCAGGCTAAGCCCTGACCCAGCAGCAGGTCTTGTCCTTGCCCTCCTGCAGGCTCCTCCTTGAGCTTTCCCCTCCTGGTTGTGTCCCTAGGGCAGCCAAcaccaggcaggcaggcagtctGGGGGTGATGTTTCCCAAtgtccttccctgctcctcgcCAGCTCCTCACCAGCTCCCCGCCGGCCTTTCCCTCCTCTCAGTGCTAACAGGCGaatccccagcagcacagctgcacttTCTCCCCGTGGTGGCTCTCCGGCAtgggcaggctggggaagggaagcCTTTCTCCTGGGCTGGGAAtcccctcctgctctcctccttccccaagaGAGAGCAAGACACGGAAGGGGAAGGGGTATTTTTAGCACTTACCCTACGGTTGTTTCAAGGATTGAGCTAAGAAGAGGAATTGACTTCAAATGaaggattgcttttgctttaaaaggaagctgtttttttcttttttcctactaCTTGGTCATTGCAAAACTTTCCTGTGAAGAGGGATTTGTAAAAATCACCTCTCGTAGGAGGCAGCGGGCTCGAGCAGGAGATTGGGCTCAGAAATCGCTGGACGCTCTTCCCTGTGCTGGCACTGGCTTCTCGTGCCCTTGCTCAGCTCCCACGGTGACCTCGCACCCCAAAAGAAGGGGACAGGGAGGTACtaagcccctctgccccagcgcGGATCGTGGCTCCCAGCACTTGAGAAGCTACAAGATGCCTCCACCTGCCAGCCCGTCCTCGCGTGTGTCCTCTCTGCAttcctgctctccagcagctttTCCTGACTGTTGCTCATGGCTTTTCCTAAAACCCATGGGATCCCAGGTGCTCTCGCCTTCCCAGCTGCCATCCGACCCCAGTATGTACTGGCCATGGCAACCCATCTGAGATCCTCCAGCTCCCAGACTAAAATTGCCATCCACACCTTGAGGAGTTTGCCTGAAAGCAACATGATtaatggggggaaaaagtgcCTTGCTGTAACGTGAGCGTTGCCAGCACCAacacagcaggcaggagcatggTGAAAGCAGGTTTTCCAGGGATTCTGGGGGAGATGGTGGCccttaaaagcaaaaccactggCCAGAAGGTGGCAATatcccctttcctttctgggTCTGGCACTGCACAGAGCCCCTTGTGCCGGGGATGGGTCCATGTTGGTTTGGAAGCTCTAACCCAGCTCAGACCCCACTTTGGATTGAACAGCTCAGGCAACGGCAGGACAACGCTCGGTGTCCCACCCAGGTGGTCGGGCATCCCCGATGTCCATCTCCAGAAGCTCAGCCCACACCAGCCGTAGCAGGAGCTGGTGGTGTGAACGCCACAGCACCTATGGCCAGCACGGAGGAGGGCGTTCAACAGCGGGgagtgcaaagtcctgccccGGGGAGAACAGCCCCAGGCACCAGAATACTCtggggccacccagctggaaatcGGCTTCGCCTACATAGCAACCCTAGACCTTCGTCCCCCTCCACTTGCACAGAGGTAGGCTTGCACTTTGCCCACCTTTGTGTCTTGCTCAGGAGAGATTAGGGAGCTGCTGACCTTCCTGACCCTCTTGTCTGAAATCCTCTGCCGTAGGGTCTAGTTGTGCTGATGGTCGCTTTTTTTCTTGGGCGGCGTGGGGCATTTCCAGGCAGCTGATGAGATAACATTAGAAATCACACCAGAAGGATTAGCATCTCTGGGAGAGCCTGCGTTCCCACTGAGACCTCCTCATCCCTCAGCAGAGATGTGGCATTGGGATGCTTTGAAGCAACAATCAGCAAAGCAGCTCTTCCTAGCAGGCTGGATGTAGGGCACCTCCGCAAAGGAGTCCAGGGCAGATTGACtgtaactgggagggactggaaGCCACTGGAGTCCCTGCATCCCTCTGGCTGGAGTCTGGAGAAGGAGGTGTCTGGTTAGATGTGCCCAGCACAAGGGATTGCCTTTGCTTGGCAATTCCTGCCTTGCACGTGCTTGGTGAACTGCTGCCCTCCCTCTGCCCGCTGAGCACATGATGGGCCAGAAAAGCACCCAGGCGCCTCCCAACACCgacaaaagcagcttttcctggTCAGAAAATTCCTAATCCCTTCAGAAGCAGTTCAGATTTCCCCGCAATGTCCCCCTCAGGGCCCGAGGCAGTTCCCCGTTCCCCGAGGCTGAAAAGGGAACTTACAGAGAATATGATATCATAACATCAGAATCCTCTGGGTTGGAGTGAAAGAAGCTCTTGGGCTAACATGAGGGAGAAGTGTAGACACCGTATCTGATTGCAGGTCAAGGTAAGAGAGGGATCTGCAAAAGCTGTGATTGGGAAGGTGGGATGTCGAAGAAATATCACGGACTTCCAGTGCGCAGTGAGTACCAGCAGCAGCGAGCTGGGTCAAGAAAGGTGAAAGCTGATCTATGTCACTGTGGTGAGACCAGTCTGACTTCAGTCTCCCCAAGCACAACGAGTAACTTCGTGGCAAAGGACCCCAGCTTTACCCCAGGCCCTAAGGAGTCttgcagcacccagctgctggTCGAACGGCAGGGCCCCAGGCACCCCGGGGTGCTGTCACCCTGCCCCACGCAGCACCAGCATCTGGCCCCAACAGCGGGCGCTGCTTCATGGGGCATTTCTACCTCAACTCACAGGGCCCTGTGATGTATGTAAGTAAAGTCCGTCATGGCAGGGACTTCACAGAGACTATGAGATTGCAGAGCCCTCGGCAGAAGCGGATCAGGTTCATCTCTGCCACCTGGGACTGGCACGAAGGGCCCAGAGGGGGTTTGATCTTACATGGGACAGCAGTACCAGGACCCAGGTACCActggagcaaaataaacagcagcttCCTTAAGTAGCGGGGATGCTGGAGGAGACATTGGGCTGATGAGGGAGCAGCTGAGTCGGGTTGAAAATCCGGAGCCTTgcagaaaaccaagaaaaaagtGAATTGCATTGTGGAAGGAGTCAGGGTGCTTGAATTGTGTCTGGGACCACAAGGAAGCCGAGGGAGTGAAAGATGCTATAGGGACTGCCCAGGCTGAAACAGCGTGGCATGTCCTGACAGGCGTCATCTCCTCCTGGCAGGTTTCCCAGGCgagcctgctcctgcagaaCATCCCGTGGAGGTCGGTGCCTTGCCAGCAGATCACATTGTCCCTGTGGCTGGATAAAGTCTGCCCAGATGCCTCTGCTCGACCTCCCTGCAGGCCGTGAGTTACACATCCTACAGCTGGGGACCACTAACTGCCCCAACTCTTCCCCCGCGGGGCAATAATCGGGGCAGCAGGGGGGCAGGACCTGCCCTGCTCTCCCACAGGTGCCGGAGGGCTCCGTTGTACCTGATGCTTGGTCAgaaggggctgggagcagcatgTGCTACGGGAGAGGGAATGCTCATTGCTACCTTATCCCATAAAAACAGGCAGACTGTTGTTATTTTAATCAGCTTAGTCCTAGTTTTAGAGACAGAAACCAGAACATGGGGTTTGGTGTTTAGGGAATATAGACTTGGGTTATCCCTTGTCCTCTTCAACAGGgactctgctttctgcagctgggaaagCATTTCCCACCCTGAAATACTCGGGATAATTTTCTAAGTACCGGTTGCAGTGAGAAAAGGCTCCTCTTGCCCTAAAGCAGGGactcccagccccacagtgcTGATGCTCAGCCGGTGGCAACACGGCCAGCTGGATGTCCAGGGAGGGCAGACTTCCCGCTCAGACCACGCCGAAGCAGAAATCTGTGGTTAGCACTTGCTGGCCTCCACGTGCCCTCTGCAGAGGCACCCAAGCTGTGCGCCCTGATGAGCAGCTCAGCAAATTTGCTTTTGTCCTGTATCTTTCCTACTCCTGCTGAAAAATCATTCCTTAGCCAACAAGAGCTTGCTGTAACTTTGGAGCCCTTTGGTGTCAGTTCACAGGCATCAGGGAGAGGAAGGTTAATGGGATCAGAGCCTGCCGATCCCAGGAACACTAAACACAGcgtctctttcttttctctctgtccttTAATTAAGCCCCTTGTAACTCTGCTTGGGATTTGGGAGTGACCTCAGTGCTTTCCTAGCAGGACCCTTCCTCATGGGCCACTGCACCAGCACAATGCACCTTGGCCTTTTCATCCCGAGGGGGTAGTTTGGGAAGGTCAACGATTCAAGTTGCGTGTCCTAATTTTAGTGCACGTGATAGCAAGTCAAAGGGAGGTCATGGGGGGGTGCTAGCCAGCCACCCAGTTTTGTCCTGTAAAGGGAAAGCACCTTGCACTAGAGAAGGGAAGTTGCAGCGCGAGGGAGAAAGTAAAAGCCCAAAGTAGAGGTCTTCAACCTGTGACTGTTTCCAAAAGAAGCTGGTGTCAGCTGGACTTGTCTCAACGTCACCTCCCAATGTGAGAAAATATGAGTCTACCTGGTTCCTGAAGGTCTTCACAGCAGCAAGGATGCACTTTTCTGACTTACGGAAGTGaaagattcagaaaaaataacacCTTGTGATAAGCGTGTACAAGCCATGGAAATGTCACACCAAACCTGCTCCTGCCCAAGCAGGCACCGTCTCCCTGGCTGCATCATTTCTGCCAGCTCTAATCTGGTTCCTGCAATGAAATGGGCACTTCTGCAGCCGATACCTGTGCCCAGTGCTGCCTCACGGATGTGCACACATCAGTTTGCCCACAGCACCAGGCAAACTCTCCCCTCTGGGCTGTCTGTGAGGCAGCCGGTGGACTTTAAGCTCATTTTCTTGGCCTGGAGAGGCAAACTGCTGTGGGCCCTGGTTATGCTGTTTTCAGGAGCTTGGAATCAGCAGTACACATCAAGGCATTAGTCCTGATCCAGCAAGCCCAGCGACAGGGTCAAAGCAAAGTCCTTTAgctgtccctcctgcccctgtgCACTTCAGGGTGCGGAAGGCAACAGAAAGCCCCGTGCCAACTATGGACTGGGGTTTGCGGCACTGACAAGCTAAAGACAGCCCCACGCTGAGTTAGATCCTGCTCTGACCACATCTTTTCTAATGGACACGTTCCGTTTTAGGGCTGTTTCTCAAGTTTGCATGGGCAGGGCTGTGGAGCGGAGCATGGAGGAGGGAGTCTTTGCACTGCAGCCCAGCatcttcctgcagcagggagaggttGCTTTAACCCCATTACTTTGAAATGTGCTTGTGGGCTGCACGCCGAGAGCCCTTCCACATATCCCCTTCTACCCactctctttctctgcagttATGAAACCCATTAGCAGCTGCCGATGCCTGGTCAGTAAGTTGGTCTGTCTGTAAGCAAAGGGCTGGGGCTGACGCTGCGATGTCGGTGTCTAGGGACAGGAGTTCCCCACGCTCAGCCAGCTTCGGTCCCAGCACAGCCTTTGGCTGCGTCCTCTCCAGGCTGGTGAGACCAGCGCCCACACCCTTGATGGCACATATACATGGTTAGCGCAGGCTCCTTGCTGTCCTCCTGGGGCTCCGGAGGCAGATGGCTGAGAATTCCACTCTTTCTggttaaaatgtattttttaaagcttcttgcaaagaaaataagaaaaaaaaaaaacccagaaattaaTATCAACCCCTTCTGCCTTTTACTAATCTATCCCTTTCTGATTCCTGCAGCGAGTTAGAGAGATGAGTTTTACCTGCTGAGCAGAGCCATGTACTTGCTCCGTGATCCGCTGGCTCTCCCGAAGATGCCAGAGGAAGAACGCCACGCGCCCCCCGTTGTGCGCAGCACCTCTACGCCTTGCCGGGGCACAGTGGGGTGACACACCAGGCCCGATGCCCCCCAGCTCCTGGTCACACAGAGCTGCTCCGTCCTGCAGTGGGGCACGTCTTAATCCCTTCCCAGGTGCTGTTTCGGGGATGGTGGCAGCTAATAACAACtgtagccccccccccccccccggccctaTCCCGCTGTGAATGGCACCGAAACCGCCTTTGTTCCCCTCCCCGGGGGGAGAACCGCGCCCCCCGCCGCTATAAAAGGGGGCGGCGGTGCCGAGCGGCCCCAGCCCCGgtcccggccccagccccggtCCCATCCCTGGCCATGGGCCgccccaccgccgccgccgtgctgctctgccagctgggCTTCTCCGCGGCCATCCAGTGGCTGTGAGTAGCAGCCCTGGGGGGGAtgcaccccctccccagtgaCCCCCTTCGGGGCTCCCCCTCTCCAGCTGGGTCCCCGGAGGGATGCCTGTGGTCCCCCAACCCCGCTGACACCCATCCTCTCCCCACAGAGGGCTGACGGACAGCGGCAACGGGGTGGCCTGGAATGAAACCCACCACTGCCGGCTGCTCGCCGGGCTGGTGCCCGACCAGTTCCAGATGTGCCGGAGAAACCTGGAGGTCATGCACAGCATCGTCCGGGCCGCCCGCCAGAGCAAGAGTGTCTGCCAGAAGACCTTTGCAGACATGAGATGGAACTGCTCCTCCATCCAACGTGCCCCCAGCTTTGGCCCTGACCTGCTGAAAGGTAAAAGTTGCTTCATCCGCTGCGGTCGTGCTCCTCTTTCTGCCCCACGTCGCTTTCCAGGCTTGCAGCACTTTAATATACAGCGCTGCTGTTCAGCTGATGGGCGTCAATTTTGGAGAAACTTGCTGCTGTTACACCGGTGTTAATCCTATGCAGCTTAGGTCTGCAGGAGATGACAGGCAGTAACTTccatttcaaacaaaaacagCTGCTAGAGGCTccaaaaaaaaatggggaagagGTGGGGACACAGGCTGTATACTGACAGGGTAATATAATGGGTGGCACAGgttaaaaatacagcacaagAAAAACCCTGGGTCTTGGTTTTATCctgttgcatgaaaaaaaaaccatcctcATTGAAGAGGAATGTttggctgggcagggaggaaggacatgttccccccttcttcccaggaaCCCGGGAATCCGCCTTCGTCTACGCCCTGGCTGCCGCTGCCGTCACGCACTCCATCGCCCAAGCCTGCACCTCGGGGGAgctccctctctgctcctgcGGCTCCGTCCCCTCAGAGGTTCCCGGGCCGGACTTCAGATGGGGTGGCTGCGGGGACAACCTTAGCTACGGCCTCCAGCTTGGCGCCGCCTTTGCTGACAGTCCCTTAAAATCCAGCAAGCTGGGGACACAAGCGCTCAAGGCCATGAATCTGCATAACAACGGGGTGGGCCGGCAGGTGGGTATGGTGCCCACCACCCGATCACAGCAGCCTGGGGGGCAGAGGTGCCTAATGTCAGGCAGCAGACTCCAGCCAGGCTGTCGGGATGCTGTTCTTAAAGTCAGGAGGCAACTAAATGGTTAAAATGGAGTTACATGTGCTTGCGGAGACATCCCCCACTGCTACCCTCCCCAAACATCCCCACACCCTTTCCACAACTAGGGGAAGATATCTGCCACTTCACACCAGTGCTTCCAGTACTTCTTTCCGCCCCTCTGCTGGCAGCTGAGGCccatcctgccctgctcccgcTGGGCTCCCCAGCCCTGCGCAGAACGGTGGGGTGTTGTGCCTTCATGCACCCGTGTTCCCCCAGTGAGGCCGTGGCCATCCTGCACCCATTTCGCCTAGGGAAGCCCCACTGCAAGCTCCAGCAGGGAGTTCCCCGAGGGTTAGGTTCTTATCACAAGGGGAATGAAGCAGGGCTGAGCCCTTGATTGCCCCATTATATTCATTTAAAGGTGGCAGCAAGCAGCTGAGCTCTTTCATCTCTTGAAAATTCACATGGATGCTCTTGCAAATCAGTCGGTAGGGTGGGTACCgggagaaagcagaagcaaattaatctgttttcctGTCCTCTGCAGGTGCTGAGTGATTCCCTGGATACCAAGTGTAAATGCCATGGTGTTTCAGGCTCCTGTTCGGTGAAGACCTGTTGGAAGGGATTGCCAGACCTGGGTGAAATCGCTTCTGACCTCAAGTCCAAGTACCTGACAGCCATCAAGGTGACCCATCGGCTCATAGGGCCCAGGAAGCAGCTGATACCCAAAGAAATGGATGTCAGGCCAGTGAAAGAGACGGATCTGGTTTATCTCATCAACTCCCCTGACTACTGCATACTGAATCTCCACCTGGGGTCTCTGGGGACACAGGATAGGTAAGAAGCTGCAAATACCCTCTAACTCAGCCTCCCATTTCATGAGTGTCTGTATCATCGGGTTTGAGAGCATGCTCCGGGAAGCTGGCGTGGATGGGGACACTGTGGATGGGGACACCACAGGGACTGCTGCAAAATCGTTGTGTCTTTAAGCCTCAAGGAGGGCAGGAAGGTAGGTACAGAGCTATGCAGGTGTAAAGGCAAGGGAGAGCCCTCACtgacagccccccccccgccccgctccatGACAGGATTCATCTGCTGAGgagtcagaaaggaaaataccaCCTCTCCCTGCAAGCCTTTGGGTGCTGCCTGCCAGTAATGAGAACGGTTCAGCAGTCCTTTGTATCCGACGCTTCCCCAATGTCTCCTttctggagcaggggaggggggagcttTTAGAGGGCTGGGGAAGCCTCACCTGAAGGCTGAGCCAGGGCTGTCTCAGGGATGTGACTTGCAATCCCTGTTAGATTGAGCGGTAGCAGAAGTTCTTGGTCTTAGCCATCCACCCTTCCTTCCCATGGGAAGTTCCTGCCCCCGGCGTGATAC includes these proteins:
- the LOC142063157 gene encoding protein Wnt-11b-like produces the protein MCRRNLEVMHSIVRAARQSKSVCQKTFADMRWNCSSIQRAPSFGPDLLKGTRESAFVYALAAAAVTHSIAQACTSGELPLCSCGSVPSEVPGPDFRWGGCGDNLSYGLQLGAAFADSPLKSSKLGTQALKAMNLHNNGVGRQVLSDSLDTKCKCHGVSGSCSVKTCWKGLPDLGEIASDLKSKYLTAIKVTHRLIGPRKQLIPKEMDVRPVKETDLVYLINSPDYCILNLHLGSLGTQDRQCNKTSAGSDSCNLMCCGRGYNAYTEEVVERCHCKYHWCCYVACKKCRRKVERYVCK